In a genomic window of uncultured Flavobacterium sp.:
- the gldF gene encoding gliding motility-associated ABC transporter permease subunit GldF, whose translation MKSIILREIKSFFGSPIGYLVIAIFLISNGLFLWVFEGDYNILNTGYADLTPFFTLAPWILIFLIPAVTMRSFSDEKKQGTLELLLTKPLSIWEIVNGKFLGSLLLIILAIIPTFIYVKVISNLGSPEGNIDMGSTIGSYFGLLFLIAAYSAIGIFTSTLSENQIVAFIIAVFICFFFYFGFEGLASLIPGSSTIVSALGMQDHFKSMSRGVIDTRDVIYFLSITVLFLSFTVYQLKSFKA comes from the coding sequence ATGAAATCAATCATTTTACGAGAAATAAAATCCTTTTTTGGCTCTCCTATTGGCTATTTAGTCATTGCTATTTTCCTAATTAGCAACGGACTATTTTTATGGGTGTTCGAAGGAGATTACAATATATTAAATACCGGTTACGCAGATTTGACTCCGTTTTTCACATTAGCGCCATGGATTTTGATTTTCCTGATTCCGGCGGTTACAATGAGAAGTTTCTCTGACGAAAAAAAACAAGGAACATTAGAATTGCTTTTAACAAAACCATTATCAATTTGGGAAATCGTAAATGGAAAGTTTTTAGGTTCTCTCCTATTGATTATTCTAGCAATTATTCCAACATTTATATATGTAAAAGTAATTTCTAATTTAGGTTCGCCAGAAGGAAATATCGATATGGGAAGCACAATTGGTTCTTATTTTGGATTATTGTTTTTGATTGCTGCTTATTCTGCAATTGGGATTTTTACTTCTACCCTATCCGAAAATCAAATTGTAGCTTTTATAATTGCTGTTTTTATATGCTTTTTCTTTTATTTTGGATTTGAAGGTTTAGCTTCATTAATTCCGGGATCTTCGACAATTGTTTCGGCTCTTGGTATGCAGGATCACTTTAAAAGTATGAGTCGAGGCGTAATTGATACTCGCGATGTTATCTATTTTTTGAGCATCACCGTATTATTTCTGTCTTTTACAGTTTATCAATTAAAATCTTTTAAAGCCTAA